The following is a genomic window from Apis cerana isolate GH-2021 linkage group LG6, AcerK_1.0, whole genome shotgun sequence.
atttatctttcactaatacatttcatatatctcaattatttcaaaattaaataatatatattcaaatgaatataaaaaataagattaaaagtattagattaaaagtattaataaatcaaatttattaaatttatttattaacttctatgaaatatatatgaaacatatttatatatcgttataaaaatgtttaaaaattaatttttcagacaAACATGTTAACGATATCGATCGAGaagttgaaaaagtaaaatcagATTGGCGAGCATTACGTACAGATGGCGGATGgactcaaaataaaaattataaaaacgttcgaacaagaaaattatatgatacattAGAAAGAATGACActtgaaatagataaaattcaaaaactttaTTTGAATCCGaaatcaaatcaatatttgcAACGAGGCgaaataaaatcagaattatCTTTTGATGAAAAAGCGGGAAAAATCAAACATATGCTCTTtcctaaagaaaataaaaaaatagttgatgataaaataaataatataccgAATGAtactctaaaaaataattcattagaaataatttcatcaaaagatgtgtgtaataaaaaaattgaaaaaaaatctctttcttcCAATACACAAATTCGAAATACCAAAAGtggtacaaaattaaataacaatttgcgGTTGAATAAACGAAATACAGGTACTAAtagttcaataaatttaaaaaagattaattctgatattgaacaatatttggacaaatatattaatgatatagaaaagaattctgttagtaaaaaagaattagaagttAAAGAATTAGATATCCCTACTGATGATATAGCAAATATGttgaaaaaactaaatataaattcgttcgatttatatgatattgacAATTCTGAAGATTTCCCACAAGACAATTTCCCACAacaggaaaaattgaaaagtataaaaaaagaaaattctatacaAACAACATCATTggatcaaaaaattgaaagtacaaaaataaaagaagtaactacaaaaatattatcaccAAAAGAAGATAATCCTTCaacacaatataataataaaataaataatgatagttCAATCCaaactaaaaatatgtataaagacAATGCTTTCATAGAAATGGGTTTGCATGCATTGAATAATAACTATCCTCGAAATGCACTATGTCATGTACTTCAAtcagaatatttgaaaaaagacaCATCTTTAAAACCTATGTAgaactttaaatattgaaatattaaaattgaatttatgcatattcatatataaatttaaaaacaagaatgatattatatatagtaaaattatatgataataatataataaaattaaatagtaaaaagGATATaggataatatttgaaaaatattttaaacaatatagaaaacatatttttttcattaaatgtaGTACAATATAttgcttatttaattatatctttttatatgaaagtgcttcaaatacatatataaatttgaatatgtgaaaattaatttctgttttttcttttatatacagTCTTGTGTTTTAcagaatatacatttattttctatatgaaaaaatgagaatttttgtttatttatatattaaaattatcacaagatattttttgttagtatcattaaaaaatatacaaactaAAAATGCATAGGCTAATGTATTTtacaattcatttaaaaaagttgTTTAATCAATTCCGccatgaaaaaattatggCACTATTCTAATGAATGACCAGCATTATGCCGTGAACTGCAAACTGAAcgcaaaaaatgtaaaactttCTTATTCTATATGTGTCTAATACATTGATATATCTTCAACTAACCAATGTGTCATAAATGTGCCATattggtattttattataagtgataaaattttcaataaaaatcgtaTTCGGCGATCATGGTCGAAAAAAGTATGTTTATgcaacatatttttatcaattctgtttcttcgataataaatatttgtgaacACGATTTCACTTATTACATATCACAATACTGGTAAAGCTGCACTGTGACTTTGGTATATGATGGCTCCTGTAAAATTGATTGCCGCAGCTAACACGAAAACAGGCATCCAACGACCATGCGATGCAGTCACTAATTCGGCTGTTAATGGACCACATAAAATACCCGGTATAGTTGcctaaaatatatagttaaattactaatttaactattatttgtaaaatatttgtaatatttgtaattctaataaatatagacaTACAATAGTATTGGAAACTGCAAATGTAATTCCCGCATGATTTGGAGCTATATCTGCATGATTACTAAGATGACCAGCAGAATTACATGCACAAAGTCCCATAGATATTGATACAAAGCTAtagataaatatgattttaagttatgttataaaattaaaataaattattttataaagactaatttaattgtaagacTAACATTACTGCAGCAAGTAAATTGTCCACAGCGCAAAATGCTAGTAAAAATGCACCAGGACCAATTAAACCTATATTTGTCATTAATCTTCTTACAGATAAGACTGGCCACCTTTTTTGTATGAGATTATCAGCACTATGTCCAGCAActgtaatgaaataattgaaataattaatttttacataatttttttataaaataaaaatgttgtaCAATACATACCAATACCAACAAGAGAGTTTACAATATATGGAAGTGCTGTTAAACTAATACTTTCTTTATTAGCAGAAAGATTTCTAGCCAAGTAAGTTGGTAACCattgcattattatatagttactCCAATTCATTGCAAAATGTGCTATATACAATGCCCATAAAGGCCaatgtgaaataaattcaGTCCAACGCAAACTTCTATTTTGTGTtgtcttaaaattgaaatatattaattaattctaaaatattcatttaaaataaaacataaacaaATTGATTGTTTTACCTTAGGTACGAATAATGGGATTTCATCTTGAGAATTAGTTTCATGATATAGTAGTAGCCATAAAAGTGTCCATATAATACCAATTAtaccaaataaataaaatcctgTTTGCCATGACAAATGAGGACACAActgtaagtattttttatcttttaaatgaaataattatcaataaatactttttaataaaatataggaaaaataacattataatatacaattatatataatataatatacattttaaacatACAATAGATGCAACAACTTGTCCAACAGAGCCAGCTGCTACAAGATATCCAAATGCTCTAGATCGTTCCTCTACAGGTACATTATGTGCaaataagtgaaaaataacTGGTAAACCTAATAAcaatttagagaaaaatatataatttacaaaattaatgatgttgcaaaattatttatttaacaatgttTTACCTAAACCTTCTCCAAGTCCTAGAACTACTCTACAAATAATGAGCAATAGGACTGATTGAGCCAAGATTGGAGTTATAACTGTACTAATAGACCACAATAAAACAGCCAACATTAATACCATTTTACATCCAAAACGACTTGCTGTATTTGCAccaataatctaatataaaaattaaatgtaaatataatgattttgaataatttcttaaaataaatgggTCATAactaacttttaatattaaatatcctaATATACCTGACTAGTAAAATAACCAAAGGCAAAGGCAGAAAGTATCCAACCTTGCCAGTATAAGCTCCATTTAAATTCGTCAGAAATGGGAACAATTGCTATGGGCATTATAACTCGATCTGccgcatttataaaattcgcgGCGGAACATAATGCTACAATTCGCGAAGTACGTGGAAGCATTCGAAATTTCGGCATGTTTGGTTAATTTTTCAGATCAGTCATATCGTATATCTAGAGGATTTTTAACCTTAATTGACacgttgattaaaaaatgtactaaaacattttattatttaaattacattaatattaataaagaacatCACTTGGGTAATTTTTACCTGATTAAACAATGCTACATTTAATAAAcgtaacaaaaaaaacaacataaaaaatattcacattgTAACACATAAAATCTACAAAATTCGAGACGTGTCAAATATTGTCATTTTGCAATTATGCGACAACGTGTATGACACGTTTTCAAATCTTTTCTGTAGATGGTGCTTGGATATAAGTAAAATTGCTAGAAGTATGAAtatgatgatatatttatatatataagcacagacaagaaatagaatagatacgatatcttataaaactttataatatattttagaaataccaATCTTTTTCTACGCCATCTGGTatgatataacttatatataattaattataaatacataccataattaaattattcaaaaagaataaagaaaaaatatatatacatcatgaTTTTAGTAAGTAAAAAGAGAATCTTATTagcttaatattatttattatttaattataatttattaaatctataaaatattataattatattatttctcatattatttatattaaaattgtattgtaatcactgatattaattatacactgattatatatatatatatatactatacagtgaatatatgtatatatattaaataatttcttaagtCTTTTTGGAAATTGCTGCAAATTAAAGATTTCTGATCATAATTTCATTCTGatcatgattaattttattctgtttttttgcaaaaatttatttattttcaaacaaattttttttttggtatatatttgctaaatatttaaatgttttagtCATTATGCAacacaaaaaaataagtaaagaaaattgatGTGAAAGATAAACAAGACAATTATATTcctataacaattatatacattaaaaattaaaataggtatctttaataattatggtatttattcaacataaacagtatttatttaacataattattttacaaaataaaaaataaaaaatagaagtttacactattttacaaataaccAAGTAAGTgtgtatttattctatatataatattgatttcaaaaacaaacaaaatttaaaacgattaaattttcaatctatggaaaatattatataacaattaatgaatattctatatcaaatatttgaaaaatttaaactcgTGGAAGATGCTCTCCTTGTGGATGGAAACCAGTGTCATCGGCAATATAATTTACAGTATATGCAATATTAGTTTGTGGATCAACAAAAGAGAAGGTACCTCGAACTCGTAAGAATTGACCATCAGTTCCTCCTTCGATTACTTCTGCAGATTCCTGTTTAACTTGACCGTCGGAAAGTTGGAAACCATAGTTATAACCACCAAGTCCAACATTATCAGAGGGAGTTTCTTTAACGAGGACTATTTCTTGAGGCGCAGCGGAAACAACGACAACcagaacaaaaataataacaatctaaaaataatataaataataaaatttaaacaataattgaattgatatattttaatatcaatctaatatgaataattgagttcgaaagttaatttaatttatttttaataaatatgcatgattattattttattactataattacactttatttttatatagttataagtttgagataaaaaaaatattgcataataaattataatcaaaattgataaataatatacaaaattgataatgacaaaaaaagattaaaaaattttatcatctctttattattttcttggaattatagtttctatatcaatttttgtgatACATACGGTTTTCATTTTGGAGGTAGATGAATCTCGAGGTTAGTCTCGATTGGAAGACTGATGTTCATACTaagaatcgtttcgaattttatagTGGCTCTCCTTCTGCCAAAAATTGCATCGTTTCACGATAAATTCACCTTTCACCTTTTCTTATTATGTTAAAGGCAAATATTACTAGTTTGAccttcgttttaaaaatgtatagcgaaaaagattaaagatttcgatttttttaagtttgatagaaaattcccttataaaaattgtaaaatatattataatccaataataaaaagcaaatatattatatatataggatgaCTCTAATATacacattttcaaaataatgaaaataaacattttcattcaatataaacatttaaataatattaaaaaaagtaaaaaaaaatttttttgtaaatagattaataaattgatttttttagtcataataataaatataaactaaaattattataaatgtaacataataagaaatattctttttaaaaaagttatgattaaaaatcatataacatAGAAGATttacacaaaaattaaaaaaaaagattttgaattaaacttaatttattatgatatgagATATTAGATAtctaatctatttaaaaattttaattaaaaaaattaaaaatatatatctttccaaaatcaaaataaaataataaaacttaataaaaaatgttataaaaaataaaataattattaatatagaatacaatatatatacattatagatATACTGGATTCTCTTATATGTTTtctttaatgttataatatgtattataatattaaattttttaaataatatcaatatcttcattaatagaatgaaaattattttagatttttattattcttattattatttttttttaaacgttaaaaAGATTGTTGATAAACTAAgaatatttgatcaatttctaaataatttttaaaagaaaatcaaaggaatttatcgtataatttattggatttttataACTTGTATCATTACGACATCATTATGCGCAGTTACTTCGCTATTTTTACAATACTATCAAATGTACGCAATCGTTTAATTACGAATATCTATAGATAAAATTGTCATTTAACACAGcttcataatatattcattgtttttttttttcatttttctcgacaaataatttatttcatttaatttcatttgaaatttttttttatttttgtttcatctatttaatcatatttatgattctatattacattcaatattcataaattgctataaaatataggaaaacaataactatttaaatatataaataacttagatatcttaaaattaaatcataataaaaatatttgctttcattagaatacttatattttttctttattttatgataatattatatataattctgaaaTGAATAtacctttaatatttttttattcattatatttttagcataAATTCATtagtaaatctttaaataatattataaataccatagtgtataattagatataaaatttgtttttttttctaatataactGAACTAAActgatataattgatttgataaaactttttaatatcatatttgaatgaatacattttattttgttttgtatttcataaaaataaatatttataataaaaaaataatgttttaataatgtttctatattataaataatatataaataataattatataatataaataatatataaataaattgaaaaattgtttataaattttccaaaataaatattttaataaacaatttatattttataataaattggatgtataatttaaataattattttatattcaaaataataaacttgcaGACAGTAtaatgttcaaatattaatgtaataattacttaataataattattaataaataactattatcTATTCTATCAGAATTGCAgtggtaaatattatatcacgatatataataaaatataattcaaaaatacgtaacattatcattaattttttaatagattttcgataaaaaattattgcattatcTGGCTTTCTGTATTTTATAgggataatatcaatttaatagataagatTTCTAACTAATGATAGAGTATTAATacatttgagaataaaatttttgttagaattactctcaagaattatttttcgctaaaaataaattggaatattatattgagaatgaaagttattattgcaattactcttaacgaatgaaaaatcttGTGTCAAATAAGGATACAAGGAATATGTAGGTATATGTataagattgattttaatatacatctctttgaacaaaaaaaaataataataataatcaaaggaaaagaaatatacaacTAAAGAAACacttaattaaagaaatttataaaatttatttaaaactaaaaatagtACAACTCAAGCAGGGAGATGTTCACCCACAGGATGGAAACCATTCTCATCGGCTACATAGTTTACAGTGTATACTGTATTGCTTTGTGGTTCCACCCAACTATAACTGCCTCGAACAGTTAAAGCCTCATTTTCGGTTCCTTCATTAACTAATTCCGCTACTTCCTGATGAGACTGACCATTGGAAAGTTCGTAGGCATATCTGTAGCCACCCAAGCCAATATTATCTGAGGGTGTTTCTTTGACGAGCACTACCTCTTCTTGACGTCCTTGAGGTGCTGCATAGACAACGACGATGACAAGAGCGAAAGCAATGaactgtaacaaaaaaaaagtgaattaaTTAGCACTTGaacttgaataaaattatgcaaacGAATGTTTTGtttcattcaataaaatgaaaaagttcattgattgaaaaaatatgtagGTATACTGTAATGAGTacctaattctaaaaatagaattgttttattttattaattgttttattaataaattcaaatttgtgCAATGtaatatacgtaataaaatttatttattaaatattaatttaataatcaatatataatattattaatgatatgagACACTAGAGTAACTCATtgctttatttcaaatatgtctttaattttatttcatacaagTCGCCACTGTGTTTCAGTCACAAGTATGTGAGTTTTCGCGATGTTTTATACGGATTATGCAAGATCCATtactaatgatttatttaaaatagttctAAAAACATATTTGCATCTCGACAATAGACAAGGGAACGAACGATAATATGTGTAATTGCAGTATCGTTGTTAACATAACAATACTGTAGGCTTTAATTACACGTTCGTAAGCGTTTTATAATCGGCGATCTCTTacgaacaattattttattttttccatttcgagGATGAAGATCCACCAatggaaagaaacgaaatttcgatatcatctttttcttttctaaaccgtggaataaaagagaagaagaaataacgaaTTTAAACAACGGTAAACACTTTTGACATCCGATATGTCGAATTATTAGTCGAAGAAAACACGCACCAGCTTCATGATTGGTTATTTTGGTATGGAACTTCTTTGGATTGTCGAAGAGGATACAAGTGTTGTGAGATGAGCTAGATCACAATACTGATTCGATCTTGATCCACGGGACCGTTATATAGCCGGattttcaaacgaattttACCCCTTCCAGGGAGACAGGCTTCCAAAATTCTTCAGTAAAGATGTCGAAATCATCGAGTGGCATTGGCCGGTTGGCGGTGGTAGAACGATGACCGACAAAGGAAGAGGCGGTGAATGTCAGGCAAGAATTCAAGGAAGAGCGGCTCAGGAGCGAAAATCGCACGTGATTTCACTGTGCTTGTAATCTCATACGGATCCCTGTCTTACCAAACTTGGATGGAACAATGGACAGAATCGTCGTCAGAAAATCCTTGCAGAAGATATATAGGATTTAGTATCGCAGTTTAAGGGAAGTTAAATAAAGAAGATGATTATTCagaggaaatataaatttatgaatgcaACTAATgattattccaaataaaatgtcgagaaataaattaaagtgcCATTGCGATAAGGTAAGTGTTTCTAAAAGatatttgcaaagaaaaaaaaatactatatcctagaattagatttttcgaatcattttgatttttaatcattatattttcataattgtaGCGTACAtaaacatgaaaaatattctttatacacagaaaattattattttcgtgtaataaatttttcaaaaaaaatctgtgaaataaaagtgaatttcaaagatacaaaaaattcagtgaatttttttgaaattttaaatttaattagaaagaaaggagaatcgataattgtaataaaaacattatatattagatatatagtaattaattaaaaatgacttACTAAAAAAAGTGCCACAGATCTATATAAGCCTATTTTCCAGAAAAATTCTCGATTATACtacgtaattttaaaatacgtaACCATAactgcataattttaaaaataagtacatAAAATGCGTAAAATTGGATATAATCATGGATCGGAAGAAATAGCGGGTTGTTACATCTTCGGCATCGATTCCAAAAGTCTCGTTATGTGTTACACAATCGACCGAAGCTCTTCTTAATGGAAGTATTAGTAAAAAATGGTTGAGAGCTTCGATGTATCGGCATAATTCACTCGTAATTGGATTTAGCTTATGTCATTACGACACATGGATCTTCACCGtcgtttacattttttacaaattcatcGTCGATCGAAGCCATAATATTCGGAGGTCAcgcaatttcatttcatcaaaaGGTGAATCTTGATCTTCAGCAAAAGTCACGTTCGGTTTCGCCTAACAAACGCTACCAATCa
Proteins encoded in this region:
- the LOC107998310 gene encoding putative uncharacterized protein DDB_G0286901 isoform X2; the protein is MEPLETVSKKTKRIPKRVPATHNFVYEFNPFGNSISISNNATTTKGARNPSNIAQGDLSMKLINDKPSFNNIQTHAVLPKLHPRSDTILGNSEKHENVTNYGKNANLPTIKKQETNVEERLIKNRSAKHKHVNDIDREVEKVKSDWRALRTDGGWTQNKNYKNVRTRKLYDTLERMTLEIDKIQKLYLNPKSNQYLQRGEIKSELSFDEKAGKIKHMLFPKENKKIVDDKINNIPNDTLKNNSLEIISSKDVCNKKIEKKSLSSNTQIRNTKSGTKLNNNLRLNKRNTGTNSSINLKKINSDIEQYLDKYINDIEKNSVSKKELEVKELDIPTDDIANMLKKLNINSFDLYDIDNSEDFPQDNFPQQEKLKSIKKENSIQTTSLDQKIESTKIKEVTTKILSPKEDNPSTQYNNKINNDSSIQTKNMYKDNAFIEMGLHALNNNYPRNALCHVLQSEYLKKDTSLKPM
- the LOC107998310 gene encoding putative uncharacterized protein DDB_G0286901 isoform X1 is translated as MEFHRPRFVKINKKESPNSTPNVHEKQVSSDVSLRYKPKEKIRTKTDASEEKISGWRLNKPLETVSKKTKRIPKRVPATHNFVYEFNPFGNSISISNNATTTKGARNPSNIAQGDLSMKLINDKPSFNNIQTHAVLPKLHPRSDTILGNSEKHENVTNYGKNANLPTIKKQETNVEERLIKNRSAKHKHVNDIDREVEKVKSDWRALRTDGGWTQNKNYKNVRTRKLYDTLERMTLEIDKIQKLYLNPKSNQYLQRGEIKSELSFDEKAGKIKHMLFPKENKKIVDDKINNIPNDTLKNNSLEIISSKDVCNKKIEKKSLSSNTQIRNTKSGTKLNNNLRLNKRNTGTNSSINLKKINSDIEQYLDKYINDIEKNSVSKKELEVKELDIPTDDIANMLKKLNINSFDLYDIDNSEDFPQDNFPQQEKLKSIKKENSIQTTSLDQKIESTKIKEVTTKILSPKEDNPSTQYNNKINNDSSIQTKNMYKDNAFIEMGLHALNNNYPRNALCHVLQSEYLKKDTSLKPM
- the LOC107998274 gene encoding sialin, coding for MPKFRMLPRTSRIVALCSAANFINAADRVIMPIAIVPISDEFKWSLYWQGWILSAFAFGYFTSQIIGANTASRFGCKMVLMLAVLLWSISTVITPILAQSVLLLIICRVVLGLGEGLGLPVIFHLFAHNVPVEERSRAFGYLVAAGSVGQVVASILCPHLSWQTGFYLFGIIGIIWTLLWLLLYHETNSQDEIPLFVPKTTQNRSLRWTEFISHWPLWALYIAHFAMNWSNYIIMQWLPTYLARNLSANKESISLTALPYIVNSLVGIVAGHSADNLIQKRWPVLSVRRLMTNIGLIGPGAFLLAFCAVDNLLAAVIFVSISMGLCACNSAGHLSNHADIAPNHAGITFAVSNTIATIPGILCGPLTAELVTASHGRWMPVFVLAAAINFTGAIIYQSHSAALPVL
- the LOC107998279 gene encoding endocuticle structural protein SgAbd-6-like, encoding MKTIVIIFVLVVVVSAAPQEIVLVKETPSDNVGLGGYNYGFQLSDGQVKQESAEVIEGGTDGQFLRVRGTFSFVDPQTNIAYTVNYIADDTGFHPQGEHLPRV
- the LOC107998278 gene encoding flexible cuticle protein 12-like isoform X1 is translated as MPLDDFDIFTEEFWKPVSLEGFIAFALVIVVVYAAPQGRQEEVVLVKETPSDNIGLGGYRYAYELSNGQSHQEVAELVNEGTENEALTVRGSYSWVEPQSNTVYTVNYVADENGFHPVGEHLPA
- the LOC107998278 gene encoding flexible cuticle protein 12-like isoform X2, coding for MKLFIAFALVIVVVYAAPQGRQEEVVLVKETPSDNIGLGGYRYAYELSNGQSHQEVAELVNEGTENEALTVRGSYSWVEPQSNTVYTVNYVADENGFHPVGEHLPA